A part of Haloarchaeobius sp. HME9146 genomic DNA contains:
- the aspS gene encoding aspartate--tRNA(Asn) ligase, with protein MENRTYTADVEPGTTATVAGWVHETRDLGGIAFVIVRDKTGKLQVKLEKDEMDEELVETGLDAARESVVKVTGSVKEEPRAPTGFELVPESFEVVAPADPQLPLDPSGKVDAELPTRLDNRTLDLRKPDVKAIFEIRSEVLRAVREHFRTVGCTEINTPKIVATGTEGGTELFPISYFGEEAFMNQSPQLFKQLMAGSGLEKVFEIGPIFRAEEHNTPRHLNEATSIDFEGAFHDHHDAMDVVEGVVKAAYEAVSENCQEELELLDLEDEFDLPDGDFPRLTYEEAIERVNATGELDEMLVYGDDLSTEAERALGEDVGEHYFITNWPSEIKPFYIKDLDDDPETSTGFDLMHPRMELVSGGQREHRYDHLVEGFEQQGLNPDEFEYYTKMFKYGMPPHAGWGLGGERLVMTMLGLDNIREAVLFPRDRQRLSP; from the coding sequence ATGGAGAACAGAACGTACACCGCGGACGTGGAACCCGGAACGACGGCGACCGTCGCCGGCTGGGTCCACGAAACCCGCGACCTCGGTGGTATCGCGTTCGTCATCGTCCGAGACAAGACAGGCAAGCTCCAGGTCAAGCTGGAGAAAGACGAGATGGACGAGGAGCTCGTCGAGACCGGCCTCGACGCCGCCCGCGAGTCCGTCGTCAAGGTCACCGGCTCGGTCAAGGAGGAGCCCCGCGCCCCGACCGGCTTCGAGCTCGTCCCCGAGTCCTTCGAGGTCGTCGCCCCGGCCGACCCGCAGCTCCCGCTCGACCCCTCCGGGAAGGTCGACGCCGAGCTTCCGACCCGCCTCGACAACCGCACCCTCGACCTCCGCAAGCCCGACGTGAAGGCCATCTTCGAGATCCGCTCGGAGGTCCTGCGCGCGGTCCGCGAGCACTTCCGCACCGTCGGCTGCACGGAGATCAACACGCCGAAGATCGTCGCCACGGGTACCGAGGGCGGCACCGAACTCTTCCCCATCTCCTACTTCGGTGAGGAGGCGTTCATGAACCAGTCGCCGCAGCTGTTCAAGCAGCTCATGGCGGGCTCCGGCCTGGAGAAGGTCTTCGAGATCGGCCCCATCTTCCGCGCCGAGGAACACAACACGCCGCGCCACCTGAACGAGGCGACCTCCATCGACTTCGAGGGCGCGTTCCACGACCACCACGACGCGATGGACGTCGTCGAGGGCGTCGTCAAGGCCGCCTACGAGGCCGTCTCCGAGAACTGCCAGGAGGAGCTCGAACTCCTCGACCTCGAGGACGAGTTCGACCTGCCCGACGGTGACTTCCCGCGTCTCACCTACGAGGAGGCCATCGAGCGCGTCAACGCGACCGGCGAACTCGACGAGATGCTCGTCTACGGTGACGACCTCTCCACCGAGGCCGAGCGCGCGCTCGGCGAGGACGTCGGCGAGCACTACTTCATCACGAACTGGCCCAGCGAGATCAAGCCGTTCTACATCAAGGACCTCGACGACGACCCCGAGACCTCGACCGGCTTCGACCTCATGCACCCGCGCATGGAACTCGTCTCCGGTGGCCAGCGTGAGCACCGCTACGACCACCTCGTCGAAGGCTTCGAGCAGCAGGGCCTGAACCCCGACGAGTTCGAGTACTACACGAAGATGTTCAAGTACGGCATGCCGCCGCACGCCGGCTGGGGCCTCGGTGGCGAGCGTCTGGTCATGACGATGCTCGGGCTCGACAACATCCGGGAGGCCGTTCTCTTCCCGCGCGACCGACAGCGTCTGTCGCCGTAG
- a CDS encoding helix-turn-helix domain-containing protein, whose protein sequence is MSVRAEFAIGTDGLVLAETLQSFPGVKLEVGQVARTREGALKCDLWVTGVETEAFIQELGGDSTVRSANRLSEDGSWTLLSTQVVGDDVRSLYAALIELDGQLLSATCEGNQWFVSFRFPDRDALGRFEEQLRNTEPAVAVESVDSGGNKRGEPDPDGAEPLSDEQQEALQVALRAGYFTVPRRANLGDVADELGISGQAASERLRRGLVQLVETQVGEQTRKH, encoded by the coding sequence ATGAGCGTCCGGGCCGAATTTGCGATTGGAACGGACGGGTTAGTTCTCGCTGAAACACTCCAGTCGTTCCCAGGTGTGAAGCTGGAGGTCGGACAGGTAGCCCGGACGCGGGAGGGGGCCCTGAAATGCGACCTCTGGGTGACCGGCGTCGAGACCGAGGCGTTCATCCAGGAACTCGGGGGCGATTCGACCGTCCGGTCGGCGAACCGCCTGAGCGAGGACGGTTCGTGGACACTCCTGTCTACCCAGGTCGTCGGCGACGATGTTCGGTCGCTGTACGCGGCGTTGATCGAGCTCGATGGCCAGTTGCTCTCGGCGACCTGCGAAGGGAACCAGTGGTTCGTCAGCTTCCGGTTCCCCGACCGGGACGCGCTCGGACGCTTCGAGGAACAGCTTCGCAACACCGAGCCGGCCGTCGCCGTCGAATCCGTCGACAGCGGGGGGAACAAGCGCGGTGAGCCCGACCCGGACGGTGCCGAACCCCTCTCGGACGAACAGCAAGAGGCACTGCAGGTCGCGCTCCGGGCCGGGTACTTCACCGTCCCCCGCCGGGCGAACCTCGGCGACGTGGCGGACGAACTCGGTATCTCGGGGCAGGCCGCCTCCGAGCGTCTGCGCCGGGGGCTGGTCCAGCTCGTCGAGACGCAGGTCGGCGAGCAGACCCGGAAGCACTGA
- a CDS encoding phosphoglycerol geranylgeranyltransferase: MSRPWEDWNHILKLDPDKELPDGITYEDVCATGTDAIEIGGTLGMTEEKVAEVIDACAEYDVPLYQEPSMPNVVVDSDDLDGYLVPTVFNAGDVFWVTGAHKEWLRIDDFDWDKTTTEAYIVLNDEASVAEYTEAECDLRADDVAAYAEIAERMFGQEIVYIEYSGTFGDTEKVAAAQEALGDATLFYGGGVHDYESANTMAQHADVVVVGDLVHDEGVEAVEATVRGANDA; this comes from the coding sequence ATGAGCCGACCGTGGGAGGACTGGAATCACATCCTCAAACTCGACCCCGACAAGGAGCTGCCCGACGGGATCACCTACGAGGACGTGTGCGCGACGGGCACCGACGCCATCGAGATCGGTGGAACACTCGGGATGACCGAAGAGAAGGTCGCAGAGGTCATCGACGCCTGCGCCGAGTACGACGTCCCGCTGTACCAGGAACCGAGCATGCCGAACGTCGTCGTCGACTCCGACGACCTCGACGGCTACCTCGTCCCGACGGTGTTCAACGCCGGCGACGTGTTCTGGGTGACCGGCGCACACAAGGAGTGGCTGCGCATCGACGACTTCGACTGGGACAAGACGACGACCGAGGCCTACATCGTGCTCAACGACGAGGCGAGCGTCGCCGAGTACACCGAGGCGGAGTGTGACCTCCGCGCGGACGACGTGGCCGCCTACGCCGAGATCGCAGAGCGCATGTTCGGCCAGGAGATCGTCTACATCGAGTACTCGGGCACCTTCGGCGACACCGAGAAGGTTGCCGCCGCACAGGAAGCCCTCGGCGACGCCACCCTCTTCTACGGCGGTGGCGTCCACGACTACGAGTCCGCGAACACGATGGCCCAGCACGCCGACGTGGTCGTCGTCGGTGACCTCGTCCACGACGAAGGGGTCGAAGCCGTCGAGGCGACGGTCCGCGGTGCGAACGACGCCTGA
- a CDS encoding TaqI-like C-terminal specificity domain-containing protein: MAPAPGPVARLRADALAARDRLPAGDAGDTTLARVLVCCFADARNRLPEPVDWETEAGLAARLDAAWAAIEARVQTDPLPLDAWPEGDTLTEAIRTLRTVGDTDDPRDFASLDPRHVGTVHETVLAERRKAAGAYYTPLPVVEYVVDETVAPLADAVVAGERDLADLAILDPAMGCGRFLVGAVSALRDRIAAETGRDPDELADALVANAVYGVDLDARAVDLATLVCWLATDASPDALASLREHLVVGDSLVGAGPAGERPEPPAGSDGSDPLDWPAAFPTVLAVDRSTGGHGRFDAAIGNPPYVRSRHIDADLKAYLRSTYRTVTGAFDLYIPFVERAGDLAETVGLVVPNKWTTTRYGRPLRDDLLDRHRLTELVDLSSLGVFPDANVYPLVLRFAADAGPTEAVTVAHPTDQSTIAAAERVSVPRTVVDRLGDRVVPTDLSADAADLVARLSAVGERFGDHATMTEGIHTGNVREKLLVDEPGPDTEPVVGGDAVTPYLVEWGGRHIRYDAGLVDREHGEYADLREPALFEGEKLLVPDVSEGPEAGYDDRGRYALNSCYVVRPREASPYSVWALLALVNATPVDWYFRQVYGGSHVSGGYLRCKPMFFGEIPLPADPAPDALDRLESLAREAHDARLDRRTVQPELALDHEPDSADSAGRDLAALGAVPIATGPLGASTRTHDGLRIGSVAVERTDAGVELQATARYRLAESGAEFSTTETDRWGFVETDLRPAVRLDCDDRLAALVEAVVPAAVARGDGTAGFRRQASKTNSPADRLLAIRVPDPAAIADEFEAYLRANERADELDEQIATTDESIDQIVYDLYGLTDEEIEIVEAAVTGD, translated from the coding sequence ATGGCTCCTGCGCCCGGTCCCGTCGCGCGATTACGAGCGGACGCCCTCGCGGCACGGGACCGACTGCCGGCCGGGGACGCTGGCGACACGACCCTCGCGCGGGTCCTCGTCTGCTGTTTCGCCGACGCCCGGAACCGACTCCCGGAGCCGGTCGACTGGGAGACGGAGGCGGGACTGGCGGCGCGCCTCGACGCGGCCTGGGCAGCCATCGAGGCACGGGTCCAGACCGACCCGCTCCCGCTGGACGCGTGGCCCGAGGGTGACACCCTCACCGAGGCCATTCGGACGCTCCGGACCGTCGGCGACACCGACGACCCGAGGGACTTCGCCAGCCTCGACCCGCGACACGTCGGGACGGTCCACGAGACGGTCCTCGCCGAGCGACGCAAGGCTGCTGGCGCGTACTACACGCCCTTGCCGGTCGTCGAGTACGTCGTCGACGAGACGGTCGCCCCGCTGGCCGATGCGGTGGTCGCGGGCGAGCGCGACCTCGCCGACCTCGCGATTCTCGACCCCGCGATGGGCTGTGGCCGCTTCCTCGTGGGCGCGGTCTCCGCGCTCCGGGACCGGATTGCGGCCGAAACCGGGCGCGACCCCGACGAACTCGCCGACGCGCTCGTCGCGAACGCGGTGTACGGGGTCGACCTCGACGCCCGCGCGGTCGACCTCGCGACCCTCGTCTGCTGGCTCGCGACCGACGCCAGCCCGGACGCACTCGCCAGCCTCCGCGAGCACCTCGTCGTCGGCGACTCGCTGGTCGGGGCGGGGCCGGCAGGCGAGCGCCCGGAGCCACCAGCCGGTTCCGACGGTTCCGACCCCCTCGACTGGCCCGCGGCCTTCCCGACCGTGCTGGCGGTCGACAGGTCGACCGGCGGCCACGGCCGCTTCGACGCCGCCATCGGCAACCCGCCCTACGTCCGGAGCCGGCACATCGACGCCGACCTGAAGGCGTATCTCCGCTCGACCTACCGGACCGTCACCGGCGCGTTCGACCTCTACATCCCCTTCGTCGAGCGCGCGGGCGACCTCGCCGAAACCGTCGGCCTCGTCGTCCCGAACAAGTGGACGACGACGCGATACGGCCGGCCCCTGCGCGACGACCTGCTGGACCGGCACCGCCTCACCGAACTCGTCGACCTGTCCTCGCTGGGCGTGTTCCCCGACGCCAACGTCTACCCGCTCGTCCTGCGCTTCGCGGCCGACGCGGGGCCGACCGAGGCCGTCACCGTCGCCCACCCGACCGACCAGTCGACCATCGCGGCCGCCGAGCGCGTGTCGGTCCCGCGCACCGTCGTGGACCGCCTCGGCGACCGGGTCGTCCCGACCGACCTCTCGGCCGATGCCGCCGACCTCGTCGCGCGGCTCTCCGCAGTCGGGGAACGTTTCGGCGACCACGCGACCATGACGGAGGGCATCCACACGGGCAACGTCCGCGAGAAACTGCTCGTCGACGAGCCCGGCCCCGACACCGAGCCGGTCGTCGGCGGCGACGCGGTCACGCCGTACCTGGTCGAGTGGGGCGGCCGCCACATCAGATACGACGCTGGCCTCGTCGACCGCGAGCACGGCGAGTACGCCGACCTCCGAGAACCGGCGCTGTTCGAGGGCGAGAAACTGCTCGTCCCGGACGTGAGCGAAGGGCCCGAGGCGGGCTACGACGACCGCGGCCGCTACGCCCTGAACTCGTGCTACGTGGTCCGGCCACGCGAGGCGTCCCCGTACTCGGTGTGGGCTCTGCTCGCGCTCGTGAACGCGACCCCTGTCGACTGGTACTTCAGGCAGGTGTACGGCGGCAGCCACGTCAGCGGCGGCTACCTCCGGTGCAAACCGATGTTCTTCGGCGAGATTCCGCTCCCCGCCGACCCCGCGCCGGACGCCCTGGACCGGCTCGAATCGCTCGCCAGGGAGGCTCACGACGCCCGGCTGGACCGGCGGACGGTCCAGCCCGAACTGGCGCTCGACCACGAGCCTGACTCGGCCGACAGTGCCGGCCGTGACCTGGCCGCCCTCGGTGCGGTCCCCATCGCGACGGGACCACTGGGAGCCAGTACGAGAACCCACGACGGGCTCCGCATCGGCAGCGTCGCCGTCGAACGCACCGACGCCGGTGTCGAACTCCAGGCGACTGCCCGGTACCGTCTCGCGGAATCGGGAGCCGAGTTCTCGACCACCGAGACCGACCGCTGGGGGTTCGTCGAGACCGACCTGCGACCGGCGGTCCGACTCGACTGCGACGACCGGCTCGCGGCGCTCGTGGAAGCCGTCGTCCCAGCCGCGGTCGCGCGAGGCGACGGGACCGCCGGGTTCCGCCGCCAGGCCAGCAAGACCAACTCGCCCGCCGACCGGTTGCTCGCGATTCGGGTGCCCGACCCCGCCGCTATCGCCGACGAGTTCGAGGCGTACCTGCGGGCGAACGAACGCGCCGACGAGTTGGACGAGCAGATAGCGACGACGGACGAGTCGATAGACCAGATCGTCTACGACCTGTACGGGCTGACCGACGAGGAGATCGAAATCGTCGAGGCGGCAGTCACTGGCGACTGA
- a CDS encoding DNA topoisomerase I: protein MELIITEKDNAARRIADILSGESASAERENGVNVYKWGGKRCVGLSGHVVGVDFPPEYNDWRDVEPHELIDASIQKTPTKENIVATLRLLSRKADRVTIATDYDREGELIGKEAYELVREVNDDVPIDRVRFSSITQREVTEAFDNPDDLDFDLAAAGEARQIIDLVWGAALTRYLSLAARQLGDDFISVGRVQSPTLKLIVDREREIEAFDPEDYWELFADLQKDDEEFEAQYYYLDEDDNEAERVWDEESAESVYAALQDASAATVSDVDRRTRTDTPPAPFNTTQFIRAASSLGYSAKRAMSIAEDLYTAGFITYPRTDNTVYPDDLDPEELLDDFVGHSELGESAEDLLDLEDIEPTRGENETTDHPPIHPTGEIPVRGSDVDDDEWEVYELVVRRFYATCAEPAKWEHLKVVAEIGEHLLKANGKRLVDAGYHAVYPYYNTSENHVPDVTVGEDLALGEVRFEAKQTQPPRRYGQSRLIETMEKMGIGTKATRHETLEKLYDRGYVESDPPRPTQLAKAVVEAAENYADHIVSEEMTAQLEKDMDRIAAGEASLEDVTGESREMLEQVFAALRDSREEIGDHLQKSLKADKQLGPCPESGHQLLVRRSRRGSYFVGCDGYPDCEFTLPLPSTGKPLIMDETCEEHEMHEVKMLAGRQTFVHGCPMCKADAAGEGPAVGPCPDCGEEHEGELRVKTLRNGSRLVGCSRYPDCDYSVPLPRRGSVVVIEDEVCDEHDAFSIHVEYEDSDRDPWELGCPICNYREYQARESDSGTDLEALEGIGTKTAEKLKEAGIESVDDLKEADPDEVAGSVQGISADRVRSWQANA, encoded by the coding sequence ATGGAGCTGATAATCACAGAGAAGGACAACGCGGCGCGACGCATCGCCGACATCCTGAGCGGTGAGTCCGCCAGCGCCGAGCGCGAGAACGGCGTCAACGTCTACAAGTGGGGTGGCAAGCGCTGCGTAGGGCTGTCTGGCCACGTCGTCGGCGTGGACTTCCCGCCGGAGTACAACGACTGGCGCGACGTGGAGCCACACGAACTCATCGACGCGAGCATCCAGAAGACGCCGACGAAGGAGAACATCGTCGCGACGCTGCGCCTGCTCTCGCGCAAGGCCGACCGCGTCACCATCGCGACTGACTACGACCGCGAGGGTGAACTCATCGGGAAGGAGGCGTACGAACTCGTCCGCGAGGTGAACGACGACGTCCCCATCGACCGGGTCCGGTTCTCCTCCATCACCCAGCGCGAGGTGACCGAGGCGTTCGACAACCCGGACGACCTCGACTTCGACCTCGCGGCGGCGGGTGAGGCCCGCCAGATCATCGACCTCGTGTGGGGGGCCGCGTTGACTCGCTATCTCTCGCTCGCCGCCCGCCAGCTCGGTGACGACTTCATCTCGGTCGGGCGCGTGCAGTCGCCGACCCTGAAGCTCATCGTCGACCGCGAGCGCGAGATCGAGGCGTTCGACCCCGAGGACTACTGGGAGCTGTTCGCCGACCTCCAGAAGGACGACGAGGAGTTCGAGGCGCAGTACTACTACCTCGACGAGGACGACAACGAGGCCGAGCGCGTCTGGGACGAGGAAAGCGCCGAGTCGGTGTACGCCGCCCTGCAGGACGCGAGCGCGGCGACAGTCTCGGACGTGGACCGGCGTACCCGGACCGACACGCCCCCGGCCCCGTTCAACACCACGCAGTTCATCCGGGCGGCGAGTTCGCTGGGCTACTCCGCCAAGCGCGCCATGAGCATCGCGGAGGACCTCTACACCGCCGGGTTCATCACCTACCCGAGAACGGACAATACGGTGTACCCGGACGACCTCGACCCCGAGGAACTGCTCGACGACTTCGTCGGGCACTCCGAACTCGGCGAGTCTGCCGAGGACCTGCTCGACCTCGAGGACATCGAACCGACCCGCGGCGAGAACGAGACGACCGACCACCCGCCCATCCACCCGACCGGCGAGATTCCGGTCCGCGGAAGCGACGTGGACGACGACGAGTGGGAGGTGTACGAACTCGTGGTCCGGCGCTTCTACGCGACCTGTGCCGAGCCTGCGAAGTGGGAACACCTCAAGGTCGTCGCCGAAATCGGCGAGCACCTGCTCAAGGCGAACGGGAAGCGCCTCGTCGACGCCGGCTACCACGCCGTCTACCCGTACTACAACACCTCCGAAAACCACGTCCCCGACGTGACCGTCGGCGAGGACCTGGCGTTGGGCGAGGTTCGGTTCGAGGCGAAACAGACCCAGCCGCCCCGCCGGTACGGCCAGTCCCGCCTCATCGAGACGATGGAGAAGATGGGCATCGGGACGAAGGCGACCCGCCACGAGACCCTGGAGAAGCTGTACGACCGGGGCTACGTCGAGAGCGACCCGCCGCGGCCCACCCAGCTCGCGAAGGCCGTGGTGGAGGCCGCCGAGAACTACGCCGACCACATCGTCAGCGAGGAGATGACGGCCCAGCTGGAGAAGGACATGGACCGCATCGCCGCGGGTGAGGCCTCCCTCGAGGACGTGACCGGCGAGTCCCGCGAGATGCTCGAACAGGTGTTCGCGGCGCTGCGTGACTCCCGCGAGGAGATCGGCGACCACCTCCAGAAGAGTTTGAAGGCCGACAAACAGCTCGGCCCCTGCCCCGAGTCCGGCCACCAGCTGCTGGTCCGGCGCTCACGGCGCGGCTCGTACTTCGTCGGCTGTGACGGCTACCCGGACTGCGAGTTCACGCTCCCGCTCCCCTCGACGGGCAAGCCGCTCATCATGGACGAGACCTGCGAGGAGCACGAGATGCACGAGGTGAAGATGCTCGCGGGTCGCCAGACGTTCGTCCACGGCTGCCCGATGTGCAAGGCCGACGCCGCGGGCGAGGGCCCCGCAGTCGGGCCGTGTCCGGACTGCGGTGAGGAACACGAGGGCGAACTGCGCGTGAAGACCCTGCGCAACGGCTCCCGGCTCGTCGGCTGTTCGCGCTACCCCGACTGCGACTACTCGGTGCCCCTGCCCCGCCGCGGGAGCGTCGTGGTCATCGAGGACGAGGTCTGTGACGAGCACGACGCGTTCTCCATCCACGTGGAGTACGAGGATTCGGACCGCGACCCGTGGGAACTGGGCTGTCCCATCTGCAACTACCGCGAGTACCAGGCCCGAGAGAGCGACTCGGGGACCGACCTCGAAGCCCTCGAGGGCATCGGCACGAAGACCGCCGAGAAGCTCAAGGAGGCCGGTATCGAGAGCGTCGACGACCTGAAGGAGGCCGACCCCGACGAGGTCGCGGGCTCCGTCCAGGGCATCAGTGCGGACCGCGTGCGGAGCTGGCAGGCGAACGCCTGA
- a CDS encoding response regulator, giving the protein MPTGRQSPIRVLHVDDDEGFLSLTRRTLTREFDQLTVESTTDPDAALRELDSADCVVSDYRMPAMDGLALFEAVRERDPDLPFVLFTGKGSEDVASEALSTGITDYVRKDASSDQFELLANRIEQAVATAERERELREERERFAALFDNIPEPTVAYELRDGDEPYVTDVNPAFERAFGYPTEDIRDEPLDEFVVPEDCTSEAAFLNEQVAKGEPLDAEVTRLTADGERQFLLRDVPNEHENGTQYGYAIYTDITDQREREQALEASRAQLERQNERLEAFAGVVSHDLRNPLSVATSHADLLAETGEVDRIEHVQDALGRMDELVQDLLALAQHGTAVQQLGLHDLETLAVRGWSSVETRNATLSVECEGAIRADDSRVQQLLENLFRNSVEHGSTDDGALTIRVGFCDGDGFFVADDGEGIPADRRDEVFDHGVSTAPDGSGFGLAIVESIADAHDWTVAVAESESGGARIEVRGVDVVRTARRET; this is encoded by the coding sequence ATGCCGACCGGCAGGCAAAGCCCCATCAGGGTTCTCCACGTCGACGACGACGAGGGGTTCCTGTCGCTCACAAGACGGACACTCACCCGCGAGTTCGACCAGCTGACGGTCGAGTCGACGACCGACCCGGACGCCGCGCTTCGCGAACTCGACAGTGCGGACTGCGTCGTCAGCGACTACCGTATGCCGGCGATGGACGGCCTCGCCCTGTTCGAGGCGGTCCGCGAACGCGACCCCGACCTCCCGTTCGTCCTGTTCACCGGGAAGGGGTCGGAGGACGTGGCGAGCGAGGCGCTGTCGACGGGTATCACGGATTACGTCCGCAAGGACGCCAGTTCGGACCAGTTCGAACTCCTCGCGAACCGCATCGAGCAGGCCGTCGCGACCGCCGAGCGCGAGCGCGAACTCCGCGAGGAGCGCGAACGCTTCGCGGCGCTGTTCGACAACATCCCCGAGCCGACCGTCGCCTACGAGCTCCGCGACGGTGACGAACCGTACGTCACCGACGTGAACCCGGCGTTCGAGCGGGCGTTCGGGTATCCTACCGAGGATATTCGTGACGAGCCCCTCGACGAGTTCGTCGTCCCGGAGGACTGCACGTCGGAGGCGGCATTCCTGAACGAACAGGTCGCCAAGGGCGAACCGCTCGACGCGGAGGTGACGCGGCTGACGGCCGACGGCGAGCGCCAGTTCCTCCTGCGTGACGTACCGAACGAACACGAGAACGGGACGCAGTACGGCTACGCCATCTACACCGACATCACGGATCAGCGCGAACGGGAGCAGGCGCTGGAGGCGAGCCGGGCACAACTCGAACGCCAGAACGAGCGCCTGGAGGCGTTCGCGGGCGTGGTGAGTCACGACCTTCGGAATCCGCTCTCGGTCGCGACGAGCCACGCCGACCTGCTCGCCGAGACGGGCGAGGTGGACCGAATCGAGCACGTGCAGGACGCCCTGGGGCGGATGGACGAACTCGTCCAGGACCTGCTCGCGCTCGCCCAGCACGGGACCGCGGTCCAGCAACTCGGCCTGCACGACCTCGAAACGCTCGCGGTCAGGGGCTGGAGTTCGGTCGAAACGCGGAACGCGACGCTTTCGGTCGAATGCGAGGGAGCCATCCGGGCCGACGATAGCCGGGTGCAGCAGTTGCTGGAGAACCTCTTTCGCAATTCGGTCGAACATGGGTCGACGGACGACGGCGCACTCACCATCCGCGTCGGCTTCTGTGACGGGGACGGCTTCTTCGTCGCCGACGACGGCGAGGGTATCCCGGCCGACCGTCGCGACGAGGTGTTCGACCACGGCGTCTCGACGGCCCCCGACGGCTCCGGGTTCGGGCTCGCCATCGTGGAGTCCATCGCGGACGCCCACGACTGGACGGTCGCGGTCGCCGAGAGCGAGTCCGGCGGGGCGCGCATCGAGGTCCGGGGGGTCGACGTGGTCCGGACGGCTCGACGGGAGACGTGA
- the gatB gene encoding Asp-tRNA(Asn)/Glu-tRNA(Gln) amidotransferase subunit GatB: MTAQAVQPDELAAVIGLEVHVQLETATKIFCGCPTEPTEEPNTNVCPVCLGLPGSLPVLNEGAVEAAVKVGKAIDADIPEETRFHRKNYYYPDLPKNFQITQYDEPICKDGTLEISVEGERKSIRIRRAHLEEDPGSLQHVGGDIDSAEYTKVNYNRAGTPLMEIVTKPDFRSPAEARTFLAKLTEVLEYLGVFDSQRDGSLRVDANLSIVPAEEIAEDGTISEEVLENANRTEVKNISSHKGAEKALAYERNRQKNLVQRGKAVAQETRHFNETHGTTVSMRSKEEEKDYRYFEEADLPPLQVSHWKEEIPIPELPDARRKRFQEEYDLDLESASKLTSTKQVADFYEDVAEQFDPDLAATWVADNLLGELNYRDMEITDVAHRLDEFTRLVELVAEDEITTKNAEEIVLRSMLDDGDAPDDIVDREGLGKTGEDEVATAVQEAIDENPEAVSDYYDGEGGALNFLVGQVMQKTQGSADPGTVNEKLRAALDE, from the coding sequence ATGACTGCGCAGGCTGTGCAGCCGGACGAACTCGCGGCCGTCATTGGGCTCGAGGTCCACGTCCAGCTCGAAACGGCGACGAAGATCTTCTGTGGCTGTCCGACGGAACCGACGGAAGAACCGAACACGAACGTCTGTCCCGTCTGCCTCGGTCTGCCCGGGTCCCTGCCCGTCCTCAACGAGGGCGCGGTCGAGGCCGCCGTGAAGGTCGGCAAGGCCATCGACGCGGACATCCCCGAGGAGACCCGGTTCCACCGGAAGAACTACTACTACCCCGACCTGCCGAAGAACTTCCAGATCACCCAGTACGACGAGCCTATCTGTAAGGACGGCACGCTGGAGATCTCCGTGGAGGGCGAGCGCAAGTCCATCCGCATCCGCCGCGCCCACCTCGAGGAGGACCCCGGCAGCCTCCAGCACGTCGGCGGCGACATCGACAGCGCGGAGTACACCAAGGTGAACTACAACCGCGCCGGCACGCCCCTGATGGAGATCGTCACGAAGCCGGACTTCCGCAGCCCCGCCGAGGCCCGAACCTTCCTCGCGAAACTCACGGAGGTCCTCGAGTACCTCGGCGTGTTCGACAGCCAGCGTGACGGCAGCCTGCGCGTCGACGCGAACCTCTCCATCGTCCCGGCCGAGGAGATCGCCGAGGACGGTACCATCAGCGAAGAGGTGCTCGAGAACGCGAACCGCACCGAGGTCAAGAACATCTCCAGCCACAAGGGCGCGGAGAAGGCACTGGCCTACGAGCGCAACCGCCAGAAGAATCTGGTCCAGCGCGGCAAGGCCGTCGCCCAGGAGACCCGCCACTTCAACGAGACCCACGGCACCACGGTCTCCATGCGCTCGAAGGAGGAGGAGAAGGACTACCGCTACTTCGAGGAGGCCGACCTCCCGCCGCTGCAGGTCTCACACTGGAAGGAGGAGATTCCGATTCCGGAACTCCCCGACGCCCGCCGCAAGCGCTTCCAGGAGGAGTACGACCTCGACCTCGAATCCGCCTCCAAACTGACGAGCACGAAGCAGGTCGCAGACTTCTACGAGGACGTCGCCGAGCAGTTCGACCCCGACCTCGCCGCGACGTGGGTCGCCGACAACCTGCTGGGCGAACTCAACTACCGCGACATGGAGATCACCGACGTGGCCCACCGACTCGACGAGTTCACCCGACTGGTCGAACTCGTCGCCGAGGACGAGATCACCACGAAGAACGCCGAGGAGATCGTTCTCAGGAGTATGCTCGACGACGGCGATGCACCGGACGACATCGTCGACCGCGAGGGCCTCGGCAAGACCGGCGAGGACGAGGTCGCGACCGCGGTACAGGAGGCCATCGACGAGAACCCCGAGGCCGTCTCTGACTACTACGACGGCGAAGGCGGCGCGCTCAACTTCCTCGTCGGCCAGGTCATGCAGAAGACGCAGGGCTCTGCTGACCCGGGTACCGTGAACGAGAAGCTGCGGGCCGCGCTGGACGAGTAA